Proteins found in one Cellulomonas palmilytica genomic segment:
- a CDS encoding VOC family protein, with protein sequence MTEPEHPADLRVVGVSLDCADPVERALALGARLADPQPDRRWRVLLDPAGHPFCITTVVPPDVVATT encoded by the coding sequence ATGACCGAGCCCGAGCACCCGGCAGACCTGCGCGTGGTCGGGGTGTCGCTGGACTGCGCGGACCCGGTCGAGCGCGCCCTGGCGCTGGGGGCGCGGCTGGCCGATCCGCAGCCGGACCGCCGGTGGCGCGTGCTGCTGGATCCCGCCGGCCACCCGTTCTGCATCACCACCGTGGTGCCACCGGACGTCGTCGCGACCACGTAG
- a CDS encoding AraC family transcriptional regulator: protein MAADPRTAASDAPTRLRRHRPDGVPVYGWVGHPGRPPVSTRRFHGRESLDPTVPVEHRHAHDFLVLAFVERGGDRIRSGDVELEVTTGDVLVVPPGQDIGPAGVGVFGGVVRAVFFPPDAIEGRSPGALRSWRRHPLLLPFVGPGTTTVRLLRVPEAERPRWVRRLADLEAEVERGSQGLAGAAEAAVAHLTLLLVDVARLVDAPSARESWDDPLLAAAFEVLARRFAEPLSLRDVASELGLTPGHVTTVVRQRTGRTVQQWLVEYRMAEARRLLESGDALVGVVGTRVGYPDPAYFARVFRRSHGMSPGAWRRASRRA, encoded by the coding sequence ATGGCTGCCGACCCGCGCACCGCTGCGTCCGACGCGCCCACGCGCCTGCGCCGCCACCGGCCGGACGGCGTCCCGGTCTACGGGTGGGTCGGGCACCCCGGCCGGCCGCCGGTCAGCACGCGGCGTTTCCACGGCCGGGAGAGCCTGGACCCGACGGTGCCCGTCGAGCACCGGCACGCGCACGACTTCCTCGTGCTCGCGTTCGTCGAGCGGGGCGGGGACCGGATCCGGTCGGGGGACGTCGAGCTCGAGGTCACGACCGGCGACGTGCTCGTCGTGCCGCCCGGGCAGGACATCGGGCCCGCGGGCGTGGGCGTGTTCGGCGGGGTCGTCCGGGCCGTGTTCTTCCCGCCCGACGCGATCGAGGGTCGTAGCCCGGGTGCGCTGCGCTCCTGGCGTCGGCACCCCCTCCTCCTGCCGTTCGTCGGGCCGGGGACGACGACGGTGCGGCTGCTGCGCGTGCCGGAGGCCGAGCGACCCCGCTGGGTGCGCCGCCTGGCGGACCTCGAGGCCGAGGTCGAACGGGGGTCCCAAGGTCTGGCGGGGGCCGCGGAGGCCGCGGTCGCGCACCTGACCCTCCTGCTCGTCGACGTCGCGCGCCTCGTCGACGCCCCGTCCGCACGGGAGAGCTGGGACGACCCGCTCCTCGCCGCCGCGTTCGAGGTGCTCGCACGCCGGTTCGCCGAGCCGTTGTCGCTCCGCGACGTCGCATCCGAGCTCGGGCTGACCCCGGGTCACGTCACGACGGTCGTCCGGCAGCGGACCGGGCGGACCGTCCAGCAGTGGCTCGTCGAGTACCGCATGGCCGAGGCGCGCCGGTTGCTCGAGTCCGGCGACGCGCTCGTCGGGGTCGTCGGGACCCGCGTCGGGTACCCGGACCCCGCGTACTTCGCGCGCGTGTTCCGCCGGTCGCACGGCATGTCCCCCGGCGCGTGGCGTCGTGCGAGCCGACGAGCCTGA
- the arr gene encoding NAD(+)--rifampin ADP-ribosyltransferase encodes MADVPVPFEVHPSGAYLHGTKADLKVGDVLVAGRRSNYGSGRDARFVYVSQTLDAATWGAELAAGEGRGRIYVVEPTGDLEDDPNVTDQRFPGNPTRSFRTREPVRVVGEIEDWVGHPAEQVTAMRAHVEQLARDGVEAVED; translated from the coding sequence GTGGCTGACGTCCCCGTGCCGTTCGAGGTGCACCCGTCCGGCGCCTACCTGCACGGCACCAAGGCGGACCTGAAGGTCGGCGACGTGCTCGTCGCCGGACGGCGGTCGAACTACGGCTCAGGCCGCGACGCGCGTTTCGTCTACGTCTCCCAGACGCTCGACGCCGCGACGTGGGGCGCCGAGCTGGCGGCGGGCGAGGGGCGCGGGCGGATCTACGTGGTCGAGCCGACGGGCGACCTGGAGGACGACCCGAACGTCACCGACCAGCGCTTCCCCGGGAACCCGACCCGCTCGTTCCGGACCCGCGAGCCGGTCCGGGTGGTGGGCGAGATCGAGGACTGGGTGGGCCACCCGGCCGAGCAGGTGACGGCCATGCGCGCGCACGTCGAGCAGCTCGCGCGCGACGGCGTGGAGGCCGTCGAGGACTGA
- a CDS encoding class I SAM-dependent methyltransferase — MGKTWLLPLYDPYSRLVGAERLHRRLLDEAALRPDEQVLEIGCGTGNLLLLAHRLTPGVVTTGLDPDRAALARAARKARRRGVDLRLDLGYADAMPYPDESVDVVLSSLMLHHLPDEVKVAAFREVRRVLRPGGRLHLFDIVGENHGHGLAAHRARRNRQRDADADTIPALVRAAGLDVGHATRLQTRLGSFILVAATR, encoded by the coding sequence ATGGGCAAGACGTGGCTCCTGCCGCTCTACGACCCGTACTCGCGGCTCGTCGGAGCCGAGCGGCTGCACCGGCGCCTGCTCGACGAGGCGGCCCTGCGTCCCGACGAGCAGGTGCTCGAGATCGGCTGCGGCACCGGCAACCTGCTGCTGCTCGCCCACCGCCTGACACCGGGCGTCGTCACCACCGGCCTCGACCCGGACCGCGCCGCCCTCGCGCGTGCGGCACGCAAGGCCCGCCGACGCGGCGTCGACCTCCGGCTCGACCTCGGGTACGCCGACGCGATGCCCTACCCGGACGAGAGCGTCGACGTCGTCCTGTCGTCGCTCATGCTCCACCACCTGCCCGACGAGGTGAAGGTCGCCGCGTTCCGCGAGGTCCGTCGCGTGCTGCGACCCGGGGGCCGGCTCCACCTGTTCGACATCGTCGGCGAGAACCACGGTCACGGCCTCGCGGCACATCGAGCCCGGCGCAACCGGCAGCGCGACGCGGACGCCGACACGATCCCCGCGCTCGTACGCGCCGCCGGCCTCGACGTCGGGCACGCGACCCGGCTGCAGACCCGACTGGGCTCCTTCATCCTGGTCGCCGCGACCCGGTGA
- a CDS encoding nucleotidyl transferase AbiEii/AbiGii toxin family protein, producing MTDLPHRYGSGVALWTAMTARAKAMAKQTGVDTGALVRQFVFGRFLARVFHDHTVPWVLKGGTAVLARVSDARTTKDVDLLLELGSLDAAVQALREVTAIDLRDHFRFVITGVEPSLGGAGQPAVDGCRVNVDAYCGAMRKDRFGVDLVTGSLMTAAPDIHVDRVLELRGIEPQLMRLYPVVDHVADKLCATQATYGADRDLPSSRVRDLVDLVVLARSQDVDGPALIGAVRGEWAHRGLPGAPVFAPPPHWDRLYPREARKTSAVADVTRFEDAVALVSAFLAPALDGTASDRRWIASERRWTNAHSGDLRLP from the coding sequence ATGACCGACCTCCCCCACAGGTACGGCAGCGGTGTCGCGTTGTGGACGGCGATGACAGCCCGCGCGAAGGCCATGGCCAAGCAGACCGGTGTGGACACCGGTGCGCTGGTCCGCCAGTTCGTGTTCGGACGGTTCCTCGCCCGCGTGTTCCACGACCACACGGTGCCGTGGGTGCTGAAGGGCGGCACCGCCGTTCTCGCTCGCGTGAGCGACGCCCGGACGACCAAGGATGTCGACCTCCTCCTTGAGCTCGGAAGTCTCGACGCCGCGGTCCAGGCTCTTCGGGAGGTCACCGCGATCGACCTCCGCGATCATTTCCGGTTCGTCATCACGGGCGTCGAGCCCAGCCTCGGGGGCGCGGGGCAGCCGGCCGTGGACGGGTGCCGTGTCAACGTCGACGCCTACTGCGGCGCGATGCGCAAGGACCGGTTCGGTGTCGACCTCGTGACGGGGTCACTGATGACGGCCGCACCTGACATCCACGTCGATCGTGTCCTGGAGCTGCGGGGCATCGAGCCGCAGCTCATGCGTCTGTATCCGGTCGTCGACCACGTCGCCGACAAGCTCTGCGCGACGCAGGCGACGTACGGCGCCGACCGTGACCTCCCCTCCAGTCGAGTACGCGACCTGGTCGACCTCGTCGTCCTGGCCCGCTCACAGGATGTCGACGGACCCGCGCTCATCGGCGCCGTGCGCGGCGAGTGGGCCCATCGAGGCCTGCCGGGAGCACCGGTGTTCGCACCACCGCCTCACTGGGATCGCCTCTACCCGCGCGAGGCACGCAAGACCTCGGCGGTCGCGGACGTGACACGCTTCGAAGACGCGGTCGCGCTCGTCAGCGCATTCCTCGCTCCTGCACTCGACGGCACGGCATCCGACAGACGGTGGATCGCGAGTGAGCGTCGTTGGACGAACGCCCACTCGGGGGATCTTCGACTGCCGTGA
- a CDS encoding ArsR/SmtB family transcription factor has protein sequence MQDVEVIEDAGIAAAALDPVRARLLGELRVPASAAGLAARVGIARQKVNYHLRSLEAHGLVELADERRHGGITERVLRATARTYVVSPAAVTPSAADPSTTADHLSAGYLLALAGRLIREVGTLARRAGTSGGRLPTMTLDTTIGFRSAADRAAFAEDLTAAVLQLAARYHHDDGRPHRLVVAAHPVPEEET, from the coding sequence ATGCAGGACGTCGAGGTCATCGAGGACGCGGGCATCGCTGCGGCCGCGCTGGACCCCGTGCGCGCCCGTCTCCTCGGCGAGCTGCGGGTCCCGGCGTCCGCCGCCGGGCTCGCCGCACGGGTGGGCATCGCACGTCAGAAGGTCAACTACCACCTGCGGTCGCTCGAGGCGCACGGCTTGGTGGAGCTGGCCGACGAGCGCCGTCACGGCGGCATCACCGAGCGCGTGCTGCGCGCGACAGCGCGCACCTACGTCGTCTCTCCCGCGGCCGTGACCCCGTCGGCGGCCGACCCGTCCACCACCGCCGACCACCTGTCGGCCGGGTACCTGCTCGCGCTGGCAGGGCGGCTCATCCGCGAGGTCGGCACGCTCGCACGGCGGGCGGGCACGTCCGGCGGTCGGCTGCCGACCATGACGCTCGACACGACGATCGGCTTCCGGTCGGCCGCCGACCGCGCGGCCTTCGCCGAGGACCTCACCGCCGCCGTCCTCCAGCTGGCCGCGCGCTACCACCACGACGACGGGCGACCGCACCGGCTCGTCGTCGCCGCCCACCCCGTCCCCGAGGAGGAGACATGA
- a CDS encoding GNAT family N-acetyltransferase, translating to MVGRFLGIDLVTLETARLVLRPRRVEDAATYRRLWTERDPRVPAHRRVDSGGRPTVAEVAAGLGAQPGLLGVHLRDTGDVIGYCGLTAREPDEPELAFELLRAAHGHGYATEAGLAVVSWARGAGYARLWASVWDWNVASRRVLSKLGFHETGTVLAESEHGRSLLTVLEL from the coding sequence ATGGTGGGTAGATTCCTGGGAATCGACCTGGTCACGCTCGAGACCGCGCGCCTCGTCCTGCGACCGCGCAGGGTCGAGGACGCCGCGACGTACCGCCGGCTCTGGACCGAGCGGGACCCGCGCGTGCCCGCGCACCGGCGCGTCGACTCCGGCGGTCGGCCGACCGTCGCAGAGGTCGCCGCGGGCCTCGGCGCGCAGCCGGGCCTCCTCGGTGTCCACCTCAGGGACACCGGCGACGTCATCGGGTACTGCGGCCTGACCGCGCGCGAGCCCGACGAGCCCGAGCTCGCGTTCGAGCTGCTGCGCGCGGCTCACGGCCACGGCTACGCCACCGAGGCGGGCCTGGCGGTGGTCTCCTGGGCGCGTGGCGCGGGCTACGCCCGGCTGTGGGCCAGCGTCTGGGACTGGAACGTGGCGTCCCGCCGGGTCCTGAGCAAGCTCGGATTCCACGAGACCGGCACCGTGCTGGCCGAGTCCGAGCACGGGCGCAGCCTGCTCACCGTCCTGGAGCTCTGA
- a CDS encoding anthrone oxygenase family protein, which translates to MEWLPIVAVVVTGLMVGVELSVAFVVNPITDALPDDARILARAHGGRMLGRVMPFWYIGSTLLAAATALVEPDAAALAWTAAGLLVVSVVLSVTLLVPINDRAKQWTPDTAPDDHHEQARRWDDLHLVRLAVIVAAFVLLAIASAR; encoded by the coding sequence ATGGAGTGGTTGCCGATCGTCGCCGTCGTCGTCACCGGCCTGATGGTGGGGGTGGAGCTGTCCGTCGCGTTCGTCGTCAACCCGATCACCGACGCCTTGCCGGACGACGCCAGGATCCTCGCCCGCGCCCACGGCGGGCGCATGCTCGGGCGTGTCATGCCGTTCTGGTACATCGGCTCCACGCTCCTGGCCGCCGCCACGGCGCTCGTCGAGCCCGACGCCGCGGCGCTCGCCTGGACCGCCGCCGGGCTGCTCGTCGTCAGCGTCGTCCTGTCCGTCACCCTCCTCGTCCCGATCAACGACCGGGCCAAGCAGTGGACGCCCGACACCGCACCCGACGACCACCACGAGCAGGCGCGCCGGTGGGACGACCTCCACCTCGTCCGCCTCGCTGTCATCGTCGCCGCGTTCGTGCTGCTCGCGATCGCCTCCGCCCGGTAG
- a CDS encoding SRPBCC family protein — protein sequence MSTTPDVPYRLQFSVEVPGTPEQVWDAIATARGMSAWFLPTDLDEREGGSLHFAMGPEMGSDGRITGWDPPRRLEYEEDWAALMGKDPATLSPLTSEFVVEATSGGTCVVRVTSSGFGVGADWEQEWWDTLAPGWLPSFDTLRAYLRHFAGQKATRLDVSASFPGGEAELWSTLRDELGLTTEGASIEVNGTTGTVELIAERHAVVRLTAPVPGLLSIGVWPDEDGSALAILRASLFSADAPDYVRREETTWQTWLDRLPVASARLDR from the coding sequence ATGAGCACCACCCCGGACGTCCCGTACCGCCTGCAGTTCAGCGTCGAGGTCCCCGGCACACCGGAGCAGGTGTGGGACGCCATCGCGACGGCGCGGGGCATGAGCGCGTGGTTCCTGCCCACCGACCTCGACGAGCGCGAGGGCGGCTCACTGCACTTCGCGATGGGCCCCGAGATGGGCTCGGACGGCCGCATCACCGGCTGGGACCCGCCGCGGCGCCTCGAGTACGAGGAGGACTGGGCCGCGCTCATGGGCAAGGACCCCGCGACGCTCAGCCCGCTCACGTCGGAGTTCGTCGTCGAGGCGACGTCGGGTGGCACCTGCGTCGTGCGCGTCACCAGCAGCGGCTTCGGGGTGGGCGCCGACTGGGAGCAGGAGTGGTGGGACACGCTCGCGCCGGGGTGGCTCCCCTCGTTCGACACGCTGCGCGCCTACCTGCGGCACTTCGCCGGGCAGAAGGCCACGCGCCTGGACGTCAGCGCCTCCTTCCCGGGCGGCGAGGCGGAGCTCTGGTCCACGTTGCGGGACGAGCTGGGCCTCACCACCGAGGGCGCGAGCATCGAGGTGAACGGCACGACCGGCACCGTCGAGCTGATCGCCGAGCGGCACGCGGTCGTGCGGCTGACCGCACCCGTGCCCGGGCTGCTCAGCATCGGCGTGTGGCCCGACGAGGACGGCTCCGCCCTCGCGATCCTGCGAGCCTCGCTCTTCTCTGCCGATGCGCCCGACTACGTGCGCCGCGAGGAGACGACCTGGCAGACGTGGCTCGACAGGCTGCCCGTCGCCTCAGCCCGGCTCGACCGGTAG
- a CDS encoding type IV toxin-antitoxin system AbiEi family antitoxin domain-containing protein has translation MPATSARVLAILSDLAAGQWGLLTTAQAARAGVTRLQLARLADAAVLERVAQGIYATTAAPAEHREVRAAWLSLDPTSTAEERLADQVAAGVVSHTSAAALHRLGDLLDDEPELTLPHRKQSRRDVRLHRLDLTEDDVTLVDGLPTTTVERTVADLLRDGHDPEHVAQIVGQGVRRGVIDMHGLAQHLEPLSHRHGQPDGRTLVEHLLDLVGLSSAALARELAASPAGKELVAAGRYEGFLSALNAMSTITGLLPDLNFDLSRLPEPYARALEGVDAASAYPGRDVMASAFIPAIQVLTAALEAVETSPTAAGGTARDRSEVDDDEHDR, from the coding sequence ATGCCAGCCACGAGTGCGCGGGTTCTCGCGATCCTCTCCGACCTGGCGGCCGGGCAATGGGGTCTCCTCACCACGGCTCAGGCGGCCCGGGCAGGGGTCACCCGCCTCCAGCTCGCCCGCCTGGCCGATGCCGCAGTGCTCGAGCGCGTCGCGCAGGGCATCTACGCGACGACAGCGGCACCCGCGGAGCACCGCGAGGTCCGGGCCGCGTGGCTCTCCCTCGACCCGACCAGCACCGCGGAGGAACGCCTCGCAGACCAGGTCGCCGCCGGAGTCGTCTCCCACACGTCCGCTGCCGCGCTGCACCGCCTGGGCGACCTCCTCGACGACGAGCCCGAGCTCACCCTCCCCCACCGCAAGCAGTCCCGCCGCGACGTCCGCCTGCACCGGCTAGACCTGACCGAGGACGACGTCACTCTTGTCGACGGCCTGCCGACCACCACCGTGGAGCGCACGGTCGCCGACCTCCTGCGTGACGGCCACGATCCTGAGCACGTCGCCCAGATCGTCGGACAGGGCGTACGCCGGGGGGTCATCGACATGCACGGCCTCGCACAGCACCTCGAGCCGCTCTCACACCGGCACGGGCAGCCCGACGGCCGCACCCTCGTGGAGCACCTCCTCGATCTCGTCGGTCTCAGCTCAGCGGCACTCGCACGCGAGCTGGCGGCAAGTCCCGCCGGCAAAGAGCTGGTCGCGGCAGGCCGGTACGAAGGCTTCCTCAGCGCCCTGAACGCGATGTCGACGATCACCGGGCTCCTTCCCGATCTCAACTTCGACCTCTCGCGTCTGCCCGAGCCGTACGCACGAGCGCTCGAGGGCGTCGACGCCGCGTCGGCGTACCCGGGCCGAGACGTCATGGCGTCGGCCTTCATCCCTGCGATCCAGGTGCTCACCGCGGCTCTGGAAGCGGTCGAGACCTCGCCGACAGCAGCAGGAGGGACGGCCCGGGACCGATCTGAGGTCGACGACGACGAGCACGACCGATGA
- a CDS encoding TetR/AcrR family transcriptional regulator: MPTPAAERRAREVQERRDRIVAAARTLAEEQGWEAVTTRRLADAIEYSQPVLYGHFPQGRAQIVTAVALVGFEEIAAALAPASRGEELSDDERVRALVTAYLDFAARNPATYDAMFLLPLVVPFAEDDTPEVMKAGFAAIVDTLQRLERLPAEPETTAEMLWGAMHGLASLHRAGRLSAATDDRVEALVRLFAP, from the coding sequence ATGCCGACCCCCGCCGCCGAACGACGAGCGCGCGAGGTCCAGGAGCGCCGGGACCGGATCGTCGCCGCAGCACGCACCCTCGCCGAGGAGCAGGGCTGGGAGGCCGTGACGACCCGGCGCCTCGCGGACGCGATCGAGTACAGCCAGCCCGTGCTCTACGGTCACTTCCCGCAGGGGCGTGCGCAGATCGTCACGGCCGTCGCGCTCGTGGGCTTCGAGGAGATCGCGGCGGCCCTGGCGCCCGCGTCGCGCGGGGAGGAGCTGTCCGACGACGAGCGGGTCCGGGCACTCGTCACGGCCTACCTGGACTTCGCCGCGCGGAACCCGGCCACGTACGACGCGATGTTCCTGCTGCCGCTCGTCGTCCCGTTCGCCGAGGACGACACCCCGGAGGTGATGAAGGCCGGCTTCGCCGCGATCGTCGACACGCTGCAGCGGCTCGAGCGTCTGCCCGCCGAGCCCGAGACGACGGCCGAGATGCTGTGGGGCGCGATGCACGGCCTCGCCTCGCTGCACCGCGCCGGCCGCCTCTCCGCCGCGACCGACGATCGCGTCGAGGCCCTCGTCCGCCTCTTCGCCCCCTGA
- a CDS encoding AraC family transcriptional regulator produces MIAWLNRLVDLVEDDLTEELGVDRLAATLGTTEYHLRRMFSALAGMPLSEYVRRRRMTAAAADLVAGSDDLLTLAVRYGYGSAEAFGRAFQSVHGVSPGQARRDGGPFRTQPCLRFRLTVEGAAPMDVRLVTRPAFRLVGHAARVPLVHEGVNPAIQQHVASLTPPEHQRLKALGDTEPHGLLAVSDDLDPDRREGTELTYLHGVAVSDVATVPDDLDVLPVDAGTWAVFRVTGPYPDALQALWAATATEWFPSNPWRLRPGPEVVAVLERADDFSTATVELWLPVEPG; encoded by the coding sequence GTGATCGCCTGGCTCAACCGACTCGTCGACCTCGTCGAGGACGACCTCACCGAGGAACTCGGTGTCGACCGCCTCGCCGCCACGCTCGGGACCACCGAGTACCACCTGCGACGGATGTTCTCGGCCCTCGCCGGGATGCCGCTGTCGGAGTACGTGCGGCGCAGGCGGATGACCGCGGCCGCCGCGGACCTGGTGGCCGGCTCGGACGACCTGCTGACCCTGGCCGTGCGGTACGGCTACGGCTCCGCCGAGGCGTTCGGCCGGGCGTTCCAGTCCGTGCACGGCGTCAGCCCCGGCCAGGCCCGGCGCGACGGCGGCCCCTTCCGCACCCAGCCCTGCCTCAGGTTCCGCCTGACCGTCGAAGGAGCAGCCCCCATGGACGTCCGCCTCGTCACCCGACCCGCGTTCCGCCTGGTCGGCCACGCCGCCCGCGTGCCCCTCGTGCACGAGGGCGTGAACCCGGCCATCCAGCAGCACGTCGCATCCCTGACCCCGCCGGAGCACCAACGGCTGAAGGCGCTGGGCGACACCGAGCCGCACGGCCTGCTCGCCGTGAGCGACGACCTCGACCCCGACCGTCGCGAGGGCACCGAGCTCACGTACCTGCACGGTGTCGCCGTCTCCGACGTCGCAACGGTCCCCGACGACCTCGACGTCCTGCCCGTCGACGCCGGGACCTGGGCCGTGTTCCGCGTGACCGGGCCCTACCCGGACGCCCTGCAGGCGCTCTGGGCGGCCACGGCGACCGAGTGGTTCCCGTCGAACCCGTGGCGCCTGCGGCCCGGGCCCGAGGTGGTCGCGGTGCTCGAGCGCGCCGACGACTTCAGCACCGCCACCGTGGAGCTCTGGCTACCGGTCGAGCCGGGCTGA
- a CDS encoding glycoside hydrolase family 27 protein: MRTTRRRRWCAVLATAALVASGLALGAGAHAAVPLAQAAAPTVDEPAPLPPLGWNSWNTFYCNIDEQMIRQTADAMVSSGMAAAGYRYVVVDDCWMQDTRDGNGNLRARTDRFPSGMKALGDYIHSKGLKFGIYHAPREKTCNQYFANLPGTSSYGREQQDANLFASWGVDYVKHDWCDPRGNVQEQAQVFKRFGDALKATGRPIVYSINPNSAHSNTAPTYSGWGAFADMWRTSEDLSASWSTGCSPWADCFVGITEALDIVEPMREWTRPGQYNDPDMLMVGVRNALSATENRAHMSMWAMLSAPLVAGNDIRNMSSDVRSILTNRDVLEIDQDPLVRQAARVRDDGDAEVWAKPLADGSVAVALLNRGNGTRQISTTLNQVGLGNGTYQYREVWTGATGTTTSQLSAQVPQHGVALFRVRTSDGSTPDPTPTPTPDPGEFRLASASSGRCLDVPNSNSTNGTGLVIWDCHSNANQRWTAGSDGTLRALGKCLDAPPSATAGTRVQLWDCNGGTNQQWTQLGNGTIRGVRSGLCLDVDRNLTANNTAVLLWTCTGAANQVWTRR; this comes from the coding sequence ATGAGAACGACACGTCGTCGTCGCTGGTGCGCCGTACTGGCCACGGCCGCTCTGGTGGCGTCCGGCCTCGCGCTCGGCGCGGGCGCGCACGCCGCCGTCCCCCTGGCCCAGGCGGCCGCGCCCACGGTCGACGAGCCGGCGCCGCTGCCGCCGCTGGGCTGGAACAGCTGGAACACGTTCTACTGCAACATCGACGAGCAGATGATCCGCCAGACGGCCGACGCGATGGTGAGCTCGGGCATGGCGGCGGCCGGCTACCGGTACGTCGTCGTCGACGACTGCTGGATGCAGGACACGCGCGACGGCAACGGCAACCTGCGCGCCCGCACGGACCGGTTCCCGTCGGGGATGAAGGCGCTCGGCGACTACATCCACAGCAAGGGCCTGAAGTTCGGGATCTACCACGCGCCCCGCGAGAAGACCTGCAACCAGTACTTCGCGAACCTGCCTGGCACGTCGTCGTACGGGCGTGAGCAGCAGGACGCGAACCTGTTCGCGTCCTGGGGCGTGGACTACGTCAAGCACGACTGGTGCGACCCGCGCGGCAACGTGCAGGAGCAGGCGCAGGTCTTCAAGCGGTTCGGCGACGCGCTCAAGGCCACCGGCCGGCCGATCGTCTACTCGATCAACCCGAACAGCGCGCACTCCAACACCGCCCCGACGTACTCGGGCTGGGGCGCGTTCGCCGACATGTGGCGCACGTCCGAGGACCTGTCCGCGTCCTGGTCGACGGGCTGCTCACCGTGGGCCGACTGCTTCGTCGGGATCACCGAGGCGCTCGACATCGTCGAGCCCATGCGCGAGTGGACCCGGCCCGGCCAGTACAACGACCCCGACATGCTGATGGTCGGCGTCCGCAACGCGCTCAGCGCCACCGAGAACCGCGCGCACATGAGCATGTGGGCGATGCTCAGCGCCCCGCTCGTCGCGGGCAACGACATCCGGAACATGAGCTCCGACGTGCGGTCGATCCTCACCAACCGCGACGTCCTCGAGATCGACCAGGACCCGCTGGTCCGGCAGGCCGCCCGCGTGCGCGACGACGGCGACGCCGAGGTGTGGGCGAAGCCCCTGGCGGACGGCTCGGTGGCCGTCGCGCTCCTCAACCGCGGCAACGGCACCCGGCAGATCTCGACGACGCTGAACCAGGTCGGGCTCGGCAACGGCACGTACCAGTACCGCGAGGTGTGGACGGGCGCGACGGGCACGACGACGAGCCAGCTCTCCGCACAGGTGCCGCAGCACGGCGTCGCGCTGTTCCGCGTCCGGACCAGCGACGGCTCCACGCCGGACCCCACCCCGACGCCCACGCCGGACCCGGGCGAGTTCCGGCTCGCCAGCGCGTCGTCGGGACGCTGCCTCGACGTGCCGAACAGCAACTCGACAAACGGCACCGGCCTGGTGATCTGGGACTGCCACTCGAACGCCAACCAGCGGTGGACCGCCGGAAGCGACGGCACGCTGCGCGCGCTCGGCAAGTGCCTCGACGCACCGCCGAGCGCCACGGCGGGCACGCGCGTGCAGCTCTGGGACTGCAACGGCGGCACCAACCAGCAGTGGACACAGCTGGGCAACGGCACGATCCGCGGCGTTCGGTCGGGCCTGTGCCTGGACGTCGACCGCAACCTCACGGCGAACAACACCGCCGTGCTGCTGTGGACGTGCACGGGCGCGGCCAACCAGGTCTGGACGCGCCGGTAG
- a CDS encoding GNAT family N-acetyltransferase — protein MPLLAAPVVPAGRWGSRDQPSLVADGLVLRPWHPDDAAAVCAAYTDDAIRVWHARTMSDEDEARSWIEGKKAAWRDERAAEWAVTAPRGEPAGPEHSVASSSDVLVGRVALTHLDLHEGFAAMAYWVVPEARGRRVAVRAGTEALRWAFEDLGLHRVEVEHSTRNAASCRVAQLLGCRPEGVRRGHALHADGHHDMHLHARLRTDT, from the coding sequence GTGCCTCTCCTCGCCGCGCCCGTCGTCCCTGCCGGTCGTTGGGGCTCCCGCGACCAGCCCAGCCTCGTCGCCGACGGCCTCGTGCTGCGCCCGTGGCATCCCGACGACGCCGCTGCGGTGTGCGCCGCGTACACCGACGACGCGATCCGCGTGTGGCACGCGCGCACGATGTCCGACGAGGACGAGGCACGCTCCTGGATCGAGGGGAAGAAGGCCGCGTGGCGCGACGAACGCGCTGCGGAGTGGGCGGTCACGGCGCCGCGCGGGGAGCCGGCTGGGCCGGAGCACTCCGTGGCGTCGTCGTCGGACGTCCTGGTGGGGCGCGTCGCGCTCACACACCTCGACCTGCACGAGGGGTTCGCCGCCATGGCGTACTGGGTGGTCCCGGAGGCACGCGGGCGCCGCGTCGCGGTGCGCGCCGGTACGGAGGCGCTGCGCTGGGCGTTCGAGGACCTCGGCCTGCACCGTGTCGAGGTCGAGCACTCGACGCGCAACGCCGCGTCCTGCCGGGTGGCGCAGCTGCTCGGCTGCCGTCCGGAGGGTGTGCGCCGCGGCCACGCGCTGCACGCGGACGGGCACCACGACATGCACCTGCACGCCCGCCTGCGCACCGACACCTGA